One Bacteroidota bacterium genomic window carries:
- a CDS encoding 4Fe-4S binding protein — MIRELVKIDEDLCNGCGECVPNCHEGALQIIDNKARLISDLLCDGLGACIGHCPLGAITIEKREAEPYNETKVMEMMVEKGKNTVIAHLKHLKDHNEMAFLKEGVRYLRANEASIAFNVDEVIEVVHNHGHKPHVHTPPSAQPNVHARPMAHAGGGCPGSQAMSFEPRGMAVDTTQTVSAQSQLRQWPVQMHLINPAANYFQNADLLIAADCVSYALGNFHQQYLKGKSLAIACPKLDSGMDTYLQKTVALIDQAKVNTITVMIMSVPCCGGLLQMVKTAASHASRKVPIKLAIVSVEGEVISEDWV, encoded by the coding sequence ATGATACGGGAACTGGTAAAAATTGACGAAGATCTTTGCAACGGATGCGGTGAATGTGTTCCGAATTGCCACGAAGGAGCCTTACAGATTATCGATAACAAGGCACGGCTGATCAGCGATTTGCTATGCGACGGATTGGGAGCCTGCATAGGGCATTGTCCGCTTGGGGCCATTACAATAGAAAAGCGTGAGGCTGAGCCCTACAACGAAACCAAAGTAATGGAAATGATGGTTGAAAAAGGTAAAAACACCGTAATTGCCCACCTGAAGCACCTGAAAGACCATAACGAAATGGCTTTTCTAAAAGAAGGAGTCCGGTATCTGCGGGCAAACGAAGCCAGCATCGCTTTCAATGTAGATGAAGTAATAGAAGTGGTGCATAACCATGGTCATAAACCACACGTACACACTCCACCATCGGCTCAACCAAATGTACATGCCCGTCCAATGGCTCATGCTGGCGGCGGGTGCCCGGGTTCGCAGGCCATGAGTTTCGAGCCACGCGGAATGGCAGTAGACACTACCCAAACTGTTTCAGCCCAATCGCAATTGCGTCAATGGCCTGTGCAGATGCACCTGATCAATCCGGCGGCAAACTATTTTCAGAATGCCGACCTGCTGATTGCTGCCGATTGTGTGTCTTACGCACTGGGTAATTTCCATCAGCAATACCTAAAAGGTAAGAGTCTTGCCATTGCTTGCCCCAAGCTCGACAGCGGCATGGACACCTACCTTCAGAAAACTGTAGCTTTGATTGATCAGGCTAAAGTCAATACTATCACGGTAATGATTATGTCGGTGCCATGTTGTGGAGGTTTATTGCAAATGGTAAAAACGGCAGCATCCCATGCCAGCCGGAAAGTACCCATTAAACTGGCCATTGTTTCTGTAGAAGGCGAAGTAATCAGCGAAGACTGGGTTTAG
- a CDS encoding Crp/Fnr family transcriptional regulator, which produces MYEELTHCILFNGLTETQIESKFSGIEVSEKQYTKDELIATYDEECRNLLIVMEGSVKGEMVDFSGKTIKIEDIESVRMLAPAFMFGQNNRYPVSIVANNEVRILSISRDNFLSLLMSEKRILTNYLNSISNRAQFLSNKIRFLSFQTIKGKIAHYLLQVRQKTQSDRFVLPKSHNELSELFGVARPSLSRAMSELAKDGYIHTDGKMIEIADKVGLSSLLKD; this is translated from the coding sequence ATGTACGAAGAACTCACACATTGCATTCTTTTTAATGGATTGACAGAAACCCAGATTGAGTCGAAATTTTCAGGCATCGAAGTGTCGGAAAAGCAATATACCAAAGACGAGCTGATTGCCACTTACGACGAAGAATGCCGCAATCTGCTTATTGTAATGGAAGGCAGTGTGAAAGGCGAGATGGTAGATTTTAGCGGAAAAACCATTAAAATTGAAGACATAGAGAGTGTGCGCATGCTCGCCCCGGCATTTATGTTCGGACAAAACAACCGCTACCCTGTGAGCATTGTGGCCAATAACGAGGTGCGCATCCTGAGTATTTCACGAGACAACTTCCTCAGCCTGCTCATGAGCGAAAAACGCATATTAACCAATTACCTGAATAGCATATCTAACAGGGCCCAGTTTCTTTCGAATAAAATCCGCTTTCTATCCTTTCAAACCATCAAGGGAAAAATTGCCCATTATCTATTGCAGGTGCGCCAAAAGACGCAATCGGACAGGTTTGTATTACCGAAATCTCACAACGAACTGTCGGAACTTTTTGGTGTGGCGCGGCCATCGCTCAGCCGGGCCATGAGCGAATTGGCTAAGGACGGGTATATACACACCGATGGAAAAATGATAGAAATAGCAGATAAGGTAGGGCTTAGCAGTTTGCTTAAGGATTGA